A section of the Jatrophihabitans sp. genome encodes:
- a CDS encoding enolase C-terminal domain-like protein: MTARLEVRPVRIPMERPFVHAGHARSQAASVLVAVDLDGVRGWGEAAPRSYVTGETVDTAVDALNRVRPEELLDLADPAGALDRLARFDLAGLLGRLAGALAPMPAAAAGLEIALFDAICRRHGQTGLDGLRGVPAAAALLRPRAAPAAVSVVLDLADDPARRLGGLDPSAVWHVKVKAGTDVEGCVRRVAAVRDVLGAGPTLSVDVNGAWDRDLAVAGAARLRPLGVDWLEEPVGPRDWAAMRAVREATGMAVMLDESCTGPADLDAAAAGAADSVNARVGKCGGLFPTLALVAAARERGLGVQLGVHVGEVGPLWAAGRLLACSLTDLLAVEGGRQDEWFPEPLTDPPYAVDRVRWQVAPLTGPGIGLVPTRALLDRCPPTSAPSLSAPSLSAPSPSAPPASPAAPPPVSTTARSSS; encoded by the coding sequence GTGACGGCCCGGCTGGAGGTGCGGCCGGTCCGCATCCCGATGGAGCGGCCGTTCGTGCACGCCGGCCACGCCCGGTCCCAGGCCGCGTCGGTGCTGGTGGCGGTGGACCTCGACGGGGTCCGCGGCTGGGGCGAGGCCGCACCCCGGTCGTACGTGACCGGCGAGACGGTCGACACCGCGGTCGACGCGCTGAACCGGGTCCGGCCCGAGGAGCTGCTCGACCTGGCCGACCCGGCCGGCGCCCTGGACCGGCTGGCCCGGTTCGACCTGGCCGGACTGCTCGGCCGGCTGGCCGGCGCGCTGGCCCCGATGCCGGCGGCCGCGGCCGGGCTGGAGATCGCCCTGTTCGACGCCATCTGCAGGCGGCACGGCCAGACCGGCCTGGACGGGCTGCGCGGCGTCCCGGCCGCGGCGGCGCTGCTGCGCCCGCGGGCCGCCCCGGCCGCTGTCTCGGTGGTGCTGGACCTGGCCGACGACCCGGCCCGGCGGCTGGGCGGGCTGGACCCGTCCGCGGTCTGGCACGTCAAGGTCAAGGCGGGCACGGACGTCGAGGGCTGCGTCCGGCGGGTCGCCGCCGTCCGGGACGTGCTGGGCGCCGGCCCGACGCTGTCGGTGGACGTCAACGGCGCCTGGGACCGGGACCTGGCCGTCGCCGGGGCCGCCCGGCTGCGCCCGCTCGGCGTGGACTGGCTGGAGGAGCCGGTCGGCCCGCGGGACTGGGCGGCGATGCGGGCGGTCCGCGAGGCCACCGGGATGGCCGTGATGCTGGACGAGTCCTGCACCGGCCCGGCCGACCTGGACGCCGCGGCGGCCGGCGCGGCCGACTCGGTCAACGCCCGGGTCGGCAAGTGCGGCGGCCTGTTCCCGACCCTGGCCCTGGTCGCCGCGGCCCGGGAGCGCGGCCTCGGCGTCCAGCTCGGGGTGCACGTCGGCGAGGTCGGGCCGCTGTGGGCGGCCGGCCGGCTGCTGGCCTGCTCGCTGACCGACCTGCTGGCGGTGGAGGGCGGCCGGCAGGACGAGTGGTTCCCCGAGCCGCTGACCGACCCGCCGTACGCGGTGGACCGGGTCCGCTGGCAGGTCGCCCCGCTGACCGGCCCCGGCATCGGGCTGGTGCCGACCCGCGCCCTGCTCGACCGCTGCCCGCCCACCTCGGCCCCGTCCCTCTCGGCCCCGTCCCTCTCGGCCCCGTCCCCCTCAGCCCCGCCCGCATCGCCGGCCGCCCCGCCGCCCGTCTCGACGACCGCGAGGAGTTCCTCATGA
- a CDS encoding alpha/beta hydrolase, giving the protein MTRDTRTPDRPAAPGASSAPRIRLPLPLPLPAAEHRVAAVAGADGTPLALHSWRPAEPTEAAEVTTLLFYVHGIQSHAGWLFETGPELTQHGTVTYAADRRGSGRSGGMRGDLPAAGVVLEDYRTALAQARRDWPGLPVVALGQSFGGSILAALVAQGLEVDRLVYCAPALGQQRARHGTERLAELAALTGTEHSAIALADEDYTDLARYLEFMANDRLMLRQVTARSRATMVELERIYLERRADTAAPVHLVRAEHDPIIALAESERVLTTLHGKVDVATFRGRHHYVEFSRARREYWHWLAATVAGRDW; this is encoded by the coding sequence TTGACCAGAGACACGCGCACGCCGGACCGGCCCGCCGCGCCGGGGGCCTCCTCGGCGCCCCGGATCCGGCTCCCACTCCCGCTCCCGCTCCCCGCGGCCGAGCACCGCGTCGCCGCGGTCGCCGGCGCCGACGGCACCCCGCTGGCCCTGCACAGCTGGCGGCCGGCCGAGCCGACCGAGGCGGCCGAGGTGACGACGCTGCTCTTCTACGTGCACGGCATCCAGAGCCACGCCGGCTGGCTGTTCGAGACCGGGCCGGAGCTGACCCAGCACGGGACGGTGACGTACGCGGCCGACCGGCGCGGATCCGGCCGCAGCGGCGGCATGCGCGGCGACCTGCCCGCGGCGGGCGTGGTGCTGGAGGACTACCGGACCGCCCTGGCCCAGGCCCGGCGGGACTGGCCGGGGCTGCCGGTGGTGGCGCTGGGCCAGAGCTTCGGCGGCAGCATCCTGGCCGCCCTGGTCGCCCAGGGCCTGGAGGTCGACCGGCTCGTCTACTGCGCCCCCGCGCTGGGCCAGCAACGGGCCCGGCACGGGACCGAGCGGCTGGCCGAGCTGGCCGCGCTGACCGGCACCGAGCACTCGGCCATCGCGCTGGCCGACGAGGACTACACCGACCTCGCCCGCTACCTGGAGTTCATGGCCAACGACCGGCTCATGCTGCGCCAGGTGACCGCCCGGAGCCGGGCCACGATGGTCGAGCTGGAGCGGATCTACCTGGAGCGCCGGGCCGACACCGCGGCCCCGGTGCACCTGGTCCGGGCCGAGCACGACCCGATCATCGCGCTCGCCGAGAGCGAACGAGTCCTCACCACCCTGCACGGGAAGGTTGACGTGGCCACCTTCCGGGGCCGCCACCACTACGTCGAGTTCTCCCGGGCCCGCCGCGAGTACTGGCACTGGCTGGCGGCGACCGTGGCCGGGCGGGACTGGTGA
- a CDS encoding ATP-binding cassette domain-containing protein — protein sequence MSDVITASGLVKTYGKLRALDGLDLAVPEGTILGLLGPNGAGKTTAVRVLTTLLEPDEGSAQVAGIDIAKNPGQVRAKLGLSGQYAAVDEYLTGFENLDMVGRLYGLGRAPSKQRARELLAQFDLEEAGDRPVKTYSGGMRRRLDLAGALVARPPVLFLDEPTTGLDPRSRTDMWEVIVELVKGGTTLLLTTQYLEEADRLADNILVIDHGRAIAEGTADSLKAQVGGERVEIVLVRREDLPAARALMTELAGVPVEVQEHSRRIVAPVSGGASLLMEALRRLDASGIAVLDVALRRPTLDDVFLSLTGHPSEEDAEAAAGGATTGPKTGPKTGPTTGAKEEVGTR from the coding sequence ATGAGTGACGTGATCACGGCCAGCGGACTGGTGAAGACCTACGGCAAGCTCCGCGCGCTGGACGGCCTGGACCTGGCGGTGCCCGAAGGGACGATACTCGGGCTGCTGGGCCCGAACGGCGCAGGCAAGACGACCGCGGTCCGGGTCTTGACCACCCTGCTCGAACCGGACGAGGGCAGCGCCCAGGTGGCCGGCATCGACATCGCCAAGAACCCCGGTCAGGTCAGGGCCAAGCTGGGCCTGTCCGGGCAGTACGCGGCGGTCGACGAGTACCTGACGGGTTTTGAGAACCTCGACATGGTCGGCCGGCTCTACGGGCTGGGCCGAGCGCCGTCCAAGCAGCGCGCGCGTGAGCTGCTGGCGCAGTTCGACCTTGAAGAGGCCGGCGACCGGCCGGTGAAGACCTACTCCGGCGGCATGCGGCGTCGGCTTGACCTGGCCGGCGCGCTGGTGGCGCGCCCACCGGTGCTGTTCCTGGACGAGCCGACCACGGGGCTGGACCCGCGCAGCCGAACCGACATGTGGGAGGTGATCGTCGAGTTGGTCAAGGGCGGCACCACCCTGTTGCTGACCACCCAATACCTCGAAGAGGCCGACCGGCTCGCGGACAACATCCTGGTGATCGATCACGGACGTGCCATCGCCGAAGGCACCGCTGACAGCCTCAAGGCCCAGGTCGGCGGCGAGCGGGTCGAGATCGTGCTGGTCCGGCGGGAGGATCTGCCCGCCGCGCGCGCCCTCATGACCGAGCTGGCCGGCGTGCCGGTCGAGGTGCAGGAGCACAGCCGCCGAATCGTCGCTCCGGTGTCCGGCGGCGCCAGCCTGTTGATGGAGGCGCTACGCCGCCTCGACGCCAGCGGCATCGCGGTGCTCGACGTGGCGCTGCGCCGTCCGACTCTCGACGACGTGTTCCTGAGCCTGACCGGCCACCCGTCCGAAGAGGACGCCGAGGCGGCGGCCGGCGGCGCCACGACCGGCCCGAAGACCGGTCCGAAGACCGGCCCCACGACCGGCGCGAAGGAGGAGGTGGGGACCAGATGA
- a CDS encoding ABC transporter permease produces MSMLKPIADGAIVAKRNLIKIKRVPDLLVFSTISPIMFILLFAYVFGSAIQVEGTNYREFLIPGIFAQTVIFGATLTGAGMADDIKKGIIDRFRSLPMSRSAVLIGRTGSDVANNVLIIVVMSLTGLLVGWRIRSSVGEAIGGFLLLLLFAYAISWIMAWVGLLVPSPEVVNNASFVVIFPLTFIANTFVPTNNFPAPLKFVANWNPVSSVTQAARDLFGNTAADVPAPDYWSLQHPVLYTLGWVALLLLIFIPLSVRQYKKAASR; encoded by the coding sequence ATGAGCATGCTCAAACCGATCGCCGACGGCGCCATCGTGGCCAAGCGCAACCTGATCAAGATCAAGCGAGTGCCGGATCTGCTGGTGTTCTCCACGATCTCGCCGATCATGTTCATCCTGCTGTTCGCCTACGTCTTCGGCAGCGCCATCCAGGTAGAGGGCACCAATTACCGCGAGTTCCTGATCCCCGGCATCTTTGCCCAGACGGTGATCTTCGGCGCCACCCTGACCGGGGCGGGCATGGCTGATGACATCAAGAAGGGCATCATCGACCGGTTCCGGTCGCTGCCGATGTCACGGTCGGCGGTGCTGATCGGGCGCACCGGCAGCGATGTCGCCAACAACGTGCTGATCATCGTGGTGATGTCGCTGACCGGGCTGCTGGTCGGCTGGCGCATCCGCAGCTCGGTGGGCGAGGCGATCGGGGGCTTCCTGCTGTTGTTGCTCTTCGCTTACGCCATCTCCTGGATCATGGCTTGGGTCGGGCTGCTGGTGCCCAGCCCTGAGGTGGTGAACAACGCCTCGTTCGTGGTGATCTTCCCCTTGACCTTCATCGCCAACACCTTCGTGCCGACCAACAACTTCCCCGCCCCCCTAAAGTTTGTCGCCAACTGGAATCCGGTGTCGTCGGTGACCCAGGCCGCCCGGGACCTCTTCGGCAACACCGCTGCCGACGTGCCAGCGCCCGACTACTGGTCACTGCAGCATCCGGTCCTCTACACCCTGGGCTGGGTGGCGCTGCTGTTGTTGATCTTCATCCCGCTGTCGGTGCGCCAGTACAAGAAGGCCGCCAGCCGCTGA
- a CDS encoding CAP domain-containing protein, translating to MPCSQVAAAMRPAHRSQVALALVAMLVAGLCLLARPGTAHAATSAETAAATSVMRMLNAQRVAHGLPVLGSSTALTSSARRHNLAMARANVLSHQLPGEPSLGARISQAGVLWHSIAENIGWTTARTTAGANSLQSAMYNEKPPQDGHRLNILSRSTRFVGIDVLIDARTGKLWLTEDFADARGPLPASTAGHNPSGYHDSTVALSGHRARVRGWAVDPDNRTLPLAIAVYSDGRALGWFRFPVARPDVALAKSAGPNQGFDITVTLPAGLHTVCAYAINVGLGTGNPKLGCRTVRT from the coding sequence ATGCCCTGCTCGCAGGTGGCGGCTGCCATGCGTCCGGCCCACCGATCCCAGGTGGCCCTAGCGCTGGTGGCCATGCTCGTGGCGGGGCTCTGCCTGCTGGCGCGCCCAGGCACCGCTCACGCGGCCACGTCTGCCGAGACCGCCGCGGCCACCAGCGTGATGAGGATGCTCAACGCTCAGCGGGTGGCCCACGGACTGCCCGTCCTGGGCTCGAGCACAGCCCTGACCAGCAGCGCGCGTCGGCACAACCTGGCGATGGCCAGGGCCAACGTGCTGTCCCATCAACTACCCGGCGAGCCCTCGCTCGGCGCCCGGATCAGCCAGGCAGGCGTCCTCTGGCACTCGATCGCGGAGAACATCGGTTGGACCACTGCTCGCACCACTGCCGGAGCCAACAGCCTGCAGAGCGCCATGTACAACGAGAAGCCCCCGCAGGACGGGCATCGGCTCAACATCTTGTCCAGGTCGACGCGGTTCGTCGGCATCGACGTCCTGATCGACGCCAGAACCGGCAAGCTCTGGCTCACCGAGGACTTCGCCGACGCCCGGGGCCCGCTGCCGGCCTCGACGGCAGGCCATAACCCGAGCGGGTACCACGACAGCACGGTGGCGCTCAGCGGCCACCGGGCCCGGGTCCGCGGCTGGGCGGTCGATCCGGACAACCGGACGCTGCCGCTGGCCATCGCGGTCTACTCCGATGGACGCGCCCTCGGTTGGTTCAGGTTCCCGGTGGCGCGCCCGGACGTCGCTCTGGCCAAGTCAGCCGGGCCGAATCAAGGCTTCGACATCACCGTGACACTGCCGGCCGGGCTGCACACGGTGTGCGCCTACGCCATCAATGTGGGCCTGGGAACCGGCAACCCCAAGCTCGGCTGCCGCACCGTTCGCACTTAG
- a CDS encoding MFS transporter, translating to MSGNKDFQLVFAAALASKLGTQVSYIALPLLAVLTMNASAGEVGLLNVLSTAAFLLIGLPAGAWVDRLDKRRVLVTADLARAVLFGSVPIAWSLHMLTIGQLYLVVALAGVATVFFDVSAQSFLPHLVGRENLVAANTKLASIDAVNMIGGRSVGGFLVQLLTAPLAVAFNAATFTWSAICLSRIRKRGGSRTSARSGAGLWREVGEGIRFVSGHPLLRPIAMTGVLNNLSVQISVVILPVLLTQDLGFSAASVGLFMALGGGGVLLGTTAARRLGTWLGYGRVMWLVGLATVPVKLFIPFLNHGLLGWLAAFGWLLTTAQVGVNNVLQVSLRQRVTPDRLLGRMNATMRFLLFGSLTVGAGVAGLVGQFVGARAALTVGVAGLILVWLPPFLSPLRTLRELPEQAVSETSTERTSR from the coding sequence GTGTCGGGAAACAAAGATTTCCAGCTGGTTTTCGCCGCGGCGCTGGCCAGCAAACTCGGCACCCAGGTCAGTTACATCGCGCTACCACTGCTCGCCGTGCTCACTATGAACGCCAGCGCTGGCGAGGTGGGCCTGCTCAACGTCTTGAGCACAGCCGCGTTCCTGCTGATCGGCCTGCCCGCCGGGGCGTGGGTCGACCGTCTCGACAAGCGCCGGGTGCTGGTCACGGCCGACCTGGCCCGCGCCGTGCTCTTCGGATCCGTCCCGATCGCGTGGTCGCTGCACATGCTGACCATCGGGCAGCTGTACCTGGTGGTCGCCCTCGCCGGCGTCGCGACGGTGTTCTTCGACGTGAGCGCCCAAAGCTTCCTGCCGCACCTGGTGGGACGAGAGAACCTCGTGGCCGCGAACACCAAGCTGGCGAGCATCGACGCGGTCAACATGATCGGCGGGCGCAGCGTAGGCGGGTTCCTGGTTCAACTGCTCACCGCGCCCCTCGCGGTCGCCTTCAACGCCGCGACCTTCACCTGGTCCGCGATCTGCCTCAGCCGGATCCGGAAGAGAGGCGGTAGCCGCACCTCGGCAAGGTCTGGCGCCGGCCTATGGCGCGAGGTCGGCGAGGGCATCCGGTTCGTGTCCGGTCATCCGCTGTTACGCCCCATCGCGATGACCGGCGTGTTGAACAACCTGTCCGTGCAGATCAGCGTCGTGATCCTGCCCGTCCTGCTGACCCAGGACCTCGGCTTCTCCGCAGCCTCCGTCGGGCTGTTCATGGCCCTCGGCGGCGGCGGGGTGCTGCTGGGCACCACCGCCGCGAGACGGCTGGGGACGTGGCTGGGGTACGGGCGGGTGATGTGGCTGGTCGGACTGGCGACCGTGCCGGTCAAGCTGTTCATCCCCTTCCTGAACCACGGACTGCTCGGGTGGTTGGCCGCGTTCGGCTGGCTCCTCACGACCGCCCAGGTGGGGGTGAACAACGTCCTCCAAGTGAGCCTTCGGCAACGGGTGACGCCCGACAGGTTGCTCGGGAGGATGAACGCCACCATGCGGTTCCTGCTGTTCGGCTCGCTGACCGTCGGCGCGGGCGTCGCGGGCCTGGTGGGGCAGTTCGTCGGGGCTCGAGCTGCCCTGACCGTAGGCGTAGCCGGCTTGATCCTGGTGTGGCTGCCACCGTTCCTGTCACCACTCCGCACGCTGCGGGAGCTTCCCGAGCAGGCGGTCTCAGAAACCTCCACCGAAAGGACGAGCAGATGA
- a CDS encoding GNAT family protein: protein MPAHPYWPLWDVRLSVADLQLRPMTEADQLPLADLLPDDLELDPQATRYPGLDEATNRRVIGFQSYWSSYGSWKPERWRLPFCVRVGGELVGVQELEAEDFALLRTVDSASHLAPRVRGRGIGKQMRRAVLALAFGPLQAEAAITSAWHDNHASLAVSRALGYQPNGESLHPRGNGVDTMTHLRLRRSQWLAAGGAAGVVLEGVPACLPYFGLTS, encoded by the coding sequence ATGCCGGCGCACCCGTACTGGCCGTTGTGGGATGTGCGGCTGTCGGTGGCGGATCTTCAACTACGGCCGATGACCGAGGCAGACCAGCTGCCGTTGGCCGACCTGCTGCCCGACGACCTGGAGCTCGACCCCCAGGCGACCCGCTATCCCGGCCTGGACGAGGCGACCAACCGGCGGGTGATCGGCTTTCAGAGCTACTGGAGCAGCTATGGAAGCTGGAAGCCCGAGCGGTGGCGGTTGCCGTTCTGCGTCCGGGTCGGCGGTGAGCTGGTGGGGGTGCAGGAGCTGGAGGCCGAGGACTTCGCGCTGCTGCGCACCGTGGACAGCGCCTCGCACCTGGCGCCGCGGGTGCGAGGTCGGGGGATCGGTAAGCAGATGCGCCGAGCCGTCCTGGCGCTGGCCTTCGGCCCGCTGCAGGCCGAGGCCGCGATCACCTCGGCCTGGCATGACAATCACGCCTCGCTGGCGGTGTCGCGGGCACTGGGTTACCAGCCCAACGGCGAGTCGCTGCACCCGCGCGGAAACGGGGTCGACACGATGACGCACCTGCGCCTGCGCCGCTCGCAGTGGTTGGCCGCGGGCGGCGCCGCAGGAGTCGTTCTCGAGGGCGTCCCGGCCTGCCTGCCCTACTTCGGACTGACATCCTGA
- a CDS encoding thiamine pyrophosphate-dependent enzyme yields MPAERHPLEQHLLTALTALPRGASRDLDAPVRAGSALSVRQASQLFQAQCESRQADLAAIWMQTQGRGYYTIASSGHEGNAAVAAALRPDDPALLHYRSGGFYCARSQQLPGHDPVRDILGGVAAAVSEPIAGGRHKVFGNAELAVIPQTSTIASHLPRAVGLAFALGRARRTGVQTPWAPDSIVVTSFGDASANHSTLVGAVNSASSTVYQGLPMPLLMVCEDNGLGISTRTPSGWITQRFSARPGLRYLAVDGCDLADVYDAASQAVQFVRTARKPAFLHLRTVRYLGHAGSDAEVAYRTPAEIAADYERDPLLATAELLAAAGFADGPELAARYSAIGDRVREVAVQVLTEPQLGSAAQVTAPLAPRGAEQVAAAVATPSEVDRGALFGRLPEEEGPLTLAQSINRALHDEMARRPQALLFGEDVSVKGGVYGLTRGLRKSFGGARVFDTILDEQAILGVGLGAALANFLPIPEIQYLAYLHNAEDQLRGEAATLQFFSQGQYRNPMVVRIAGLGYQKGFGGHFHNDNSVAVLRDIPGLVVGVPAHPSDAPAMLRSLIAAAAVDGTVSVFLEPIALYHQRDLFAAGDGGWLAEYAGPDRWAAGHIPIGQARRWLVDGAADGGPAHRAEAADLSIITFGNGVPMSLRVAKTLAEEGVSVAVLDLRWLSPLPVKDILREAASSGQVLVVDETRRSGGVSEGIVTALVDGGFRGPIKRVTSVDSFIPLGDAARAVLLDEATVLQAARSLLSALVPE; encoded by the coding sequence GTGCCCGCCGAACGCCACCCCCTGGAGCAGCATCTGCTCACCGCGCTGACGGCGTTGCCACGGGGCGCCAGCCGCGACCTCGACGCCCCGGTCCGAGCGGGCAGCGCGCTGTCGGTCAGGCAGGCCAGCCAGCTGTTCCAGGCGCAGTGCGAATCCCGCCAGGCCGACCTGGCGGCGATCTGGATGCAGACCCAGGGCCGTGGTTACTACACCATCGCCTCATCGGGCCATGAGGGCAACGCGGCGGTCGCGGCGGCGCTGCGCCCGGACGACCCGGCGCTGCTGCACTACCGCTCCGGCGGCTTCTACTGCGCGCGCTCCCAGCAGCTGCCCGGTCACGACCCCGTCCGCGACATCCTGGGCGGCGTGGCCGCGGCCGTCAGCGAGCCGATCGCGGGCGGGCGGCACAAGGTGTTCGGCAACGCCGAGCTGGCCGTCATCCCGCAGACCTCCACGATCGCCTCGCACCTGCCGCGCGCGGTCGGGCTGGCTTTCGCCCTGGGCCGTGCCCGTCGAACCGGGGTGCAGACGCCGTGGGCGCCCGACTCGATCGTGGTCACCAGTTTCGGCGACGCCTCGGCCAATCACTCCACGCTGGTGGGCGCGGTCAACAGCGCCTCGAGCACGGTCTATCAGGGCCTGCCGATGCCGTTGCTGATGGTGTGCGAGGACAACGGCCTGGGGATCAGCACCCGGACCCCGTCCGGCTGGATCACCCAGCGGTTCTCGGCCCGTCCCGGTCTGCGCTACCTGGCGGTGGACGGCTGTGACCTGGCCGATGTCTATGACGCGGCCAGCCAGGCGGTCCAGTTCGTCCGGACGGCCCGCAAGCCGGCGTTCCTGCACCTCAGGACCGTCCGGTACCTCGGCCACGCCGGGTCGGATGCGGAGGTGGCCTACCGCACCCCGGCCGAGATCGCCGCCGACTACGAGCGCGATCCGCTGCTGGCCACCGCCGAGTTGCTCGCAGCCGCCGGATTCGCCGACGGCCCCGAGCTGGCGGCGCGGTATTCCGCGATCGGCGACCGCGTTCGCGAAGTGGCGGTCCAGGTGCTGACCGAACCGCAGCTGGGCTCGGCCGCGCAGGTGACAGCGCCACTGGCGCCGCGCGGCGCCGAGCAGGTGGCCGCGGCGGTGGCCACGCCGTCCGAGGTCGATCGCGGCGCGCTGTTCGGCCGGCTGCCCGAGGAGGAGGGGCCCTTGACGCTGGCGCAGTCGATCAACCGCGCCTTGCACGACGAGATGGCCCGGCGGCCGCAGGCGTTGCTGTTCGGCGAGGACGTCTCGGTCAAGGGCGGGGTGTACGGGCTGACCAGGGGCTTGCGCAAGAGCTTCGGCGGGGCGCGGGTGTTCGACACGATCCTCGACGAGCAGGCCATCCTGGGGGTGGGCCTGGGCGCCGCGCTGGCCAATTTCCTGCCGATCCCTGAGATCCAGTACCTGGCCTACCTGCACAACGCCGAGGACCAACTTCGCGGCGAGGCCGCCACGCTGCAGTTCTTCTCCCAGGGCCAGTACCGCAACCCCATGGTCGTCCGGATCGCCGGCCTCGGCTACCAGAAGGGCTTCGGCGGCCACTTTCACAACGACAACTCGGTGGCGGTGCTGCGCGACATCCCCGGCCTGGTGGTGGGCGTGCCCGCCCATCCTTCCGACGCCCCGGCCATGTTGCGCAGCCTGATCGCCGCCGCCGCCGTGGACGGGACCGTCAGCGTCTTCCTCGAGCCGATCGCCCTTTACCACCAACGTGATCTGTTCGCCGCCGGTGACGGTGGCTGGCTCGCCGAGTACGCCGGGCCGGACCGGTGGGCGGCCGGGCACATCCCGATCGGCCAGGCCCGCCGCTGGCTGGTCGACGGCGCGGCCGACGGTGGCCCGGCGCACCGAGCCGAGGCCGCGGACCTGAGCATCATCACCTTCGGCAACGGCGTGCCGATGAGCCTGCGAGTGGCCAAGACCCTTGCCGAAGAAGGGGTGTCGGTTGCGGTGCTGGACCTGCGGTGGCTTTCGCCGTTGCCCGTCAAGGACATTCTTCGCGAGGCTGCCAGCAGCGGCCAGGTGCTGGTCGTCGATGAGACCAGGCGCTCGGGCGGGGTGTCTGAGGGCATCGTCACCGCGCTGGTCGACGGCGGCTTTCGGGGTCCGATCAAGCGGGTCACCAGCGTCGACAGCTTCATACCGCTCGGCGATGCGGCCAGGGCGGTGCTGCTGGACGAGGCCACCGTGCTGCAGGCAGCCCGTTCGCTGCTGTCGGCGCTGGTTCCGGAGTAG
- the mtnA gene encoding S-methyl-5-thioribose-1-phosphate isomerase: MRTIDWVDGMVRIIDQTRLPAELVSIDLREVDELVVSIRSLAVRGAMALGVAGALGMALAACRSAERDGDLDADLAVAADKLSGARPTAVNLSWGVEQVRSARAAGAGVAELVAAALAIRDADIEVNQALSDRGAQLLAGARRVLTHCNAGALAGVEFGTALGVIERLHAAAPLEMVYVCETRPLLQGSRLTAWELGRRGIPHRVIVDSAAAGLMLGGQVEAVVVGADRIAANGDVANKVGTVSHALAASYAGIPFVVAAPESTIDRATESGAGIRIELRDAGEVLAMAGQRVAAPGSTGWNPAFDVTPAALVTAIVTELRTIDGRADDAIDGRAEDAIDGSPGDSVDASQGPGSVAQPE; encoded by the coding sequence ATGCGAACCATTGACTGGGTCGACGGCATGGTTCGGATCATCGATCAGACCAGGCTGCCGGCCGAGCTGGTGAGCATCGACCTGCGCGAGGTCGACGAGCTGGTCGTCTCCATCCGGTCCCTGGCAGTGCGGGGCGCGATGGCCCTGGGAGTGGCCGGCGCGCTGGGCATGGCCCTGGCCGCGTGTCGCTCGGCCGAACGCGACGGCGATCTGGACGCCGACCTGGCGGTGGCTGCCGACAAGCTCAGCGGCGCGCGTCCGACCGCGGTGAACCTGTCCTGGGGTGTCGAGCAGGTGCGCTCAGCCCGCGCCGCAGGCGCCGGCGTCGCCGAGCTGGTGGCTGCCGCGCTGGCGATCCGGGACGCCGACATCGAGGTCAACCAGGCGCTCAGCGACCGCGGCGCGCAGCTGCTGGCCGGCGCCCGTCGAGTGTTGACCCACTGCAATGCCGGCGCGCTGGCCGGTGTCGAGTTCGGCACCGCGCTGGGGGTCATCGAGCGGTTGCACGCCGCGGCGCCACTGGAGATGGTCTACGTCTGCGAGACCCGGCCACTGCTGCAGGGCAGCCGGCTGACCGCCTGGGAACTCGGGCGCCGAGGCATCCCGCATCGGGTCATCGTCGACTCCGCCGCGGCCGGGCTGATGCTGGGCGGCCAGGTCGAGGCGGTGGTGGTGGGCGCGGACCGGATCGCGGCCAACGGTGATGTCGCGAACAAGGTCGGGACCGTCTCGCACGCGCTGGCCGCCAGCTACGCCGGCATCCCGTTCGTGGTGGCCGCGCCGGAATCGACCATCGACCGCGCGACCGAGAGCGGCGCCGGGATCCGCATCGAGCTGCGCGACGCCGGCGAGGTGCTGGCCATGGCCGGCCAGCGGGTGGCCGCGCCGGGCAGCACCGGGTGGAACCCGGCCTTCGACGTCACCCCGGCTGCCCTGGTCACCGCGATCGTGACCGAGCTGCGCACCATCGACGGCCGGGCCGACGACGCCATCGACGGCCGGGCCGAGGACGCCATCGACGGCTCGCCCGGGGACAGCGTCGACGCCTCACAGGGCCCGGGCAGCGTCGCGCAGCCGGAGTGA